A part of Paenibacillus sp. 481 genomic DNA contains:
- a CDS encoding isochorismatase family protein yields MQGFKLKVRLLLSMLVVMSLLGSTFMGTSYAAPSAATHGDHQKKDRDDNDEIGFLLIDFQQYWWNRAANPDKQAIAARGEAFIKLAKAQKLPMWITYEASKEGEFGLPKALKDAAKGIPEYVKMYFNSVAHADFAKQIRDSGIEQVVLAGAETDVCVAQTALGLVEMGLDVYLLKDTVFSTEANVAPALKRLEQAGVKLITFDYLQKSLAADAELKPQQQPSVKPLDEVVKYRKPGDIGTIVVNYQQARVDAAQPKNKAAIIARMQQMYLALDIYGISRFYMVNDHNLAKQTPANHEYPLNRSEYTKTGSELDQIAGLKKKLKADGIQIVALSGVMTAEELQRLALDLREEDFDVYVLEDALLSPDANVHKTQQALYDQGVIPMTYKMMSYELWENVYPFDQRDQSKWNKKKLKDAVARKLVQAVEILPPIKP; encoded by the coding sequence GTGCAAGGGTTCAAATTAAAGGTAAGGCTGTTGTTAAGTATGCTCGTGGTGATGAGCTTGTTAGGTAGCACATTCATGGGAACTAGCTATGCTGCGCCATCTGCGGCTACACATGGCGATCATCAGAAAAAAGACCGCGACGATAACGATGAAATCGGATTTCTACTCATTGATTTTCAGCAGTACTGGTGGAATCGAGCAGCAAATCCGGATAAGCAGGCAATCGCTGCACGCGGCGAGGCTTTTATTAAGTTAGCGAAGGCGCAAAAACTGCCGATGTGGATTACGTATGAAGCATCGAAAGAAGGGGAATTTGGCTTGCCGAAAGCGTTGAAGGATGCTGCTAAAGGAATACCGGAATATGTGAAAATGTATTTTAATTCTGTTGCCCACGCAGATTTTGCTAAACAGATCCGCGACTCGGGCATCGAGCAAGTTGTGCTGGCAGGAGCGGAAACAGATGTGTGTGTGGCGCAAACGGCTTTAGGTTTGGTTGAAATGGGACTGGATGTGTACCTTCTCAAGGACACGGTATTTTCAACCGAGGCTAATGTGGCACCGGCTTTGAAACGTCTGGAGCAGGCGGGCGTAAAGTTGATTACGTTTGATTATTTGCAGAAATCGCTCGCTGCCGATGCGGAGCTTAAGCCTCAACAGCAGCCGAGCGTGAAGCCGCTGGATGAGGTGGTGAAGTATCGTAAGCCGGGTGATATTGGCACGATCGTTGTGAACTATCAGCAAGCGCGGGTTGATGCAGCCCAGCCTAAAAATAAAGCAGCGATCATTGCGCGGATGCAACAAATGTATCTTGCTTTGGACATCTACGGTATTAGCCGGTTCTACATGGTCAATGATCATAACTTGGCTAAGCAAACACCTGCTAATCATGAATACCCGTTGAATAGAAGCGAATATACGAAAACGGGGAGTGAGTTGGACCAAATAGCAGGTCTGAAAAAGAAGCTCAAAGCGGACGGAATACAAATTGTGGCGTTATCGGGGGTGATGACTGCTGAAGAACTGCAACGTTTGGCACTCGATTTGCGCGAAGAGGACTTTGACGTGTATGTGCTAGAAGACGCGCTGCTGTCGCCTGATGCGAATGTGCATAAGACCCAACAAGCGCTGTATGATCAAGGGGTTATTCCCATGACGTACAAAATGATGAGCTATGAACTGTGGGAAAATGTATACCCGTTTGATCAGCGTGATCAATCCAAATGGAATAAGAAGAAGTTGAAAGATGCTGTAGCGCGTAAATTGGTGCAAGCGGTAGAAATATTGCCACCAATTAAGCCTTAA
- the infC gene encoding translation initiation factor IF-3 — protein sequence MIINEKIKAAEIHLTGVDGEDLGIVSTAEALAMAKQLKVDLVCTSMMSSPPPCKLVGASKAKQEAQQARKREQPGKVKEIRLTPHIEEHDYETKKQQIERILKSGDSVQLVVRVSGKEGEKAKQLLEELLRDLAAVGRKQSGIQVSGKQAAVQVNPL from the coding sequence ATGATTATAAATGAAAAGATTAAAGCAGCAGAAATACATCTAACCGGAGTGGACGGTGAAGATTTAGGAATAGTCTCTACGGCTGAGGCACTTGCGATGGCCAAGCAGCTCAAAGTAGACCTCGTTTGCACGTCGATGATGAGCAGCCCGCCACCGTGCAAACTTGTCGGTGCAAGTAAGGCCAAGCAGGAAGCGCAGCAAGCTCGCAAGCGCGAGCAGCCGGGGAAAGTGAAAGAAATTCGCTTAACGCCACATATCGAGGAACATGATTATGAGACGAAAAAGCAGCAAATCGAGCGTATCCTTAAATCGGGTGACTCTGTTCAACTTGTCGTGCGTGTTTCAGGCAAGGAAGGGGAAAAAGCGAAGCAGCTGCTTGAGGAATTACTCCGTGATCTAGCAGCCGTTGGACGTAAGCAGTCTGGCATTCAAGTAAGCGGCAAGCAAGCAGCCGTGCAAGTGAATCCGTTGTAA
- a CDS encoding DUF418 domain-containing protein gives MDSERLHLLDGIRGFALLGILLVHMPAFQYSFNFEPDEKMPWLEQLSLHFVHIFADSSFLPLFAFMFGASVILLKRSLEKKGLNTKIVFVRRFLFLAGLGAIHGVVLWEGDILLPYSVAAFLVLVLFLHCKPLTCLLWGIGLWLGPVLVSLVLRPLGWITSSYVNVMDLLYLVILPSPAEWLLELIYNWADALPMFLIGMYIFQTKLFTHAVEQQQRNRYLAIFCLAIGLPLKALSHVAYLPLGDDLLSISNILVTLGYLFGIVYAYTTSIGRKWFRPFEFVGKMSLTNYLTHTIVFTLIFIPAGHLFAGVGIVQEIGMFWGTVVAFITIGLQALFSAWWLSKFSYGPVEWIWRLWTYWKWSPISKSDFAHDVKHADHRKPTALTQHSERKHKKSSAL, from the coding sequence ATGGATTCTGAACGTTTGCACCTATTAGATGGAATTCGAGGGTTTGCACTGTTAGGCATTTTACTCGTGCATATGCCCGCATTTCAGTACAGTTTCAATTTTGAGCCTGATGAAAAAATGCCATGGTTGGAGCAGCTATCGCTCCACTTTGTGCACATTTTTGCGGATAGCAGCTTTTTGCCGCTGTTTGCCTTTATGTTCGGTGCTAGTGTTATTTTATTGAAGCGGAGTCTTGAAAAAAAAGGATTGAATACCAAAATCGTATTTGTACGCCGCTTTTTGTTTTTAGCAGGTCTTGGTGCTATTCATGGAGTTGTACTCTGGGAAGGCGATATCTTATTGCCATACAGTGTTGCCGCTTTTCTCGTACTTGTCTTGTTCTTACATTGTAAACCGCTAACTTGCCTACTATGGGGAATCGGACTTTGGCTCGGCCCCGTACTCGTGTCTCTTGTCTTACGGCCGCTTGGCTGGATAACGTCTTCATACGTAAATGTGATGGATTTGTTATATTTAGTTATATTACCTTCTCCAGCCGAGTGGTTGCTAGAGTTGATATACAATTGGGCGGATGCGCTGCCTATGTTCTTAATTGGCATGTACATTTTTCAGACGAAACTATTTACGCACGCCGTTGAACAGCAACAGCGCAATCGTTATTTGGCTATTTTTTGCTTAGCTATTGGACTACCACTCAAAGCTTTATCGCATGTCGCCTATCTTCCCTTAGGGGATGATTTACTATCGATAAGTAACATTCTCGTTACGCTTGGTTATTTGTTCGGCATTGTGTACGCGTATACGACATCAATAGGCAGGAAATGGTTCAGGCCCTTCGAATTTGTCGGTAAAATGTCATTGACGAATTACTTAACACATACGATTGTGTTCACGCTAATTTTTATTCCAGCTGGTCATTTATTTGCCGGGGTAGGAATTGTTCAAGAGATCGGGATGTTCTGGGGAACGGTTGTGGCCTTCATCACGATTGGGTTGCAGGCTTTGTTTAGCGCGTGGTGGCTCAGCAAGTTCTCCTATGGACCTGTCGAGTGGATATGGCGCCTATGGACGTATTGGAAATGGTCTCCTATTTCCAAATCTGACTTCGCTCACGATGTCAAGCATGCGGATCATCGCAAGCCTACTGCGCTTACTCAGCATTCTGAGCGGAAACATAAAAAAAGCAGTGCTCTCTGA
- a CDS encoding response regulator transcription factor, producing MSYSVLLVEDESRIREIMTDYFEQENWTVYEASDGEEAIERFTTLSIDLVILDILMPKWDGWSVCRMIRKKSAVPIIMVTAKSDDDDKLMGFELGADDYVTKPFSPKVLVARANMLMKRVEGTVGMEHHMISFGNVVMNKQAHRVEMGGIQIDLAPKEYELLYYMVKNRGLVLARETLLDHVWGFDYEGDLRVVDTHIKKVRAKLGEEAKHIHTIKGIGYKLEVLP from the coding sequence ATGAGCTATTCCGTGTTGCTAGTTGAAGATGAAAGCCGAATTCGAGAAATTATGACGGACTATTTTGAACAAGAAAATTGGACCGTATACGAAGCAAGTGATGGGGAAGAAGCGATCGAACGGTTTACCACACTGTCTATTGATTTAGTCATTCTTGATATTTTAATGCCCAAATGGGATGGGTGGAGTGTATGCCGGATGATTCGGAAAAAATCAGCTGTACCGATCATTATGGTAACGGCAAAAAGCGACGATGACGATAAGCTAATGGGGTTTGAACTTGGGGCAGATGATTATGTAACAAAGCCATTCAGCCCGAAAGTACTTGTGGCGCGTGCAAACATGCTGATGAAACGGGTGGAAGGTACAGTAGGCATGGAGCACCATATGATCTCGTTCGGTAACGTGGTCATGAATAAGCAAGCTCATCGTGTTGAAATGGGCGGCATTCAGATTGATTTAGCTCCGAAAGAATATGAATTGCTCTATTATATGGTCAAAAATAGAGGACTTGTCTTGGCACGTGAAACGCTGCTCGATCATGTGTGGGGGTTCGACTATGAGGGTGATTTACGAGTTGTGGACACGCATATTAAAAAGGTAAGGGCGAAACTAGGCGAAGAAGCAAAGCATATTCATACGATAAAAGGAATTGGTTACAAGCTTGAGGTTCTTCCATGA
- a CDS encoding sensor histidine kinase, with the protein MRKRGITLRWFTLTSALLVGFYILLTAAQLFLFEGFYEKQKINSLKNNFSNFTQQYVEEQWDEGRVYNESAQFVKNNQTQVAFIKPNGDIIYKSPFRIDLQTEQGSMERIPLFSFYNQIEVIKAKIKKGDYITVRGDYILEGYEKGFDPYHIQKNETQFFTSYIDESDVPLLHPISGTVMNIEFPDDQTATIREGILVDAVDHWFPLSESSLATLRQGERVEAEWMDTWSGLRNVILIEPVMKGGQLDTLIFALSSLQEVGELFNALKLFYAYIGIGGMVLIVLLSLLFSKIVTQPIIEMNRVALRMAKLDFTAVSHIERNDELGSLAASLNSLSYNLQRSLNELKLANEQLVADMERKLQIEQLQKEFIANASHELKTPLSIVKGFAEGLQDHVAEHKRARYVEVILDETNRMETLVHDMLELAKLESRSIRLNYSSFPLRELVANIVDKLMNHLQDKQLSIVVHGLEDACVHADRTRVEQVLMNVLVNAIRHADTGSMLAITLGVEETHSQPEQDRSIRIAIENKGDRIPHDQLEWIWDRFYRGDQSRNRKFGGTGLGLAIAKHILELHQSSYDVKNTEQGVAFYFTLKQSSNFFPSSL; encoded by the coding sequence ATGAGAAAGCGTGGAATTACGTTACGCTGGTTTACGTTAACATCGGCATTATTGGTCGGCTTTTACATCCTGCTTACAGCAGCGCAGTTGTTTTTGTTTGAAGGTTTTTATGAGAAGCAGAAAATAAATAGCTTAAAAAACAACTTTTCTAACTTTACACAACAATATGTGGAGGAGCAATGGGATGAGGGACGTGTTTACAATGAGAGTGCTCAATTTGTTAAAAACAACCAAACCCAAGTTGCCTTTATTAAGCCAAATGGCGACATTATTTACAAGAGTCCTTTTCGTATTGATCTCCAAACGGAGCAAGGAAGCATGGAAAGAATTCCGCTGTTTTCGTTCTACAATCAAATTGAGGTGATCAAAGCTAAGATTAAAAAAGGCGATTATATTACGGTGCGCGGCGACTATATTTTGGAGGGTTATGAAAAAGGATTTGACCCGTATCATATTCAAAAGAATGAAACTCAATTTTTCACCTCCTACATAGACGAGTCTGATGTGCCTTTGCTGCATCCTATTTCCGGTACAGTCATGAATATAGAGTTTCCTGATGATCAGACGGCTACGATACGGGAAGGCATATTGGTAGATGCCGTTGATCACTGGTTTCCGCTGTCCGAGTCCTCTTTAGCTACATTACGGCAAGGTGAAAGAGTGGAAGCAGAATGGATGGATACATGGAGCGGGCTTCGCAATGTCATTCTGATTGAACCGGTAATGAAGGGCGGACAGCTAGATACCTTAATATTCGCTTTATCGTCGTTGCAAGAAGTAGGGGAGCTGTTTAATGCGCTAAAGCTATTTTATGCGTACATTGGCATAGGTGGTATGGTCTTGATTGTGTTGCTTTCGCTGTTATTTTCCAAAATTGTAACCCAGCCCATTATTGAAATGAATCGTGTTGCACTGCGGATGGCGAAGCTGGATTTCACCGCTGTGTCGCATATTGAACGCAATGATGAATTAGGTAGTCTTGCTGCAAGCTTGAACAGCCTTTCATACAATTTACAGCGTTCGCTAAATGAATTAAAGCTAGCAAATGAACAGCTCGTGGCTGATATGGAGCGTAAGCTGCAAATTGAGCAGCTGCAAAAGGAGTTTATCGCCAATGCGTCGCATGAACTAAAGACGCCGTTAAGTATTGTGAAGGGCTTCGCTGAAGGTTTGCAAGATCATGTAGCCGAGCATAAGCGAGCACGATATGTCGAGGTCATCTTGGATGAAACGAACCGAATGGAGACGTTGGTCCACGATATGCTCGAACTAGCCAAGCTAGAGTCTCGTTCCATACGATTGAATTATAGCTCGTTCCCGTTGCGGGAGCTGGTCGCGAATATCGTCGATAAGCTGATGAATCATTTGCAGGACAAACAATTATCGATCGTCGTACATGGGCTCGAAGATGCTTGTGTGCACGCTGATCGGACACGTGTCGAACAAGTGCTGATGAATGTATTAGTGAACGCGATTCGACATGCGGATACGGGAAGCATGCTTGCTATAACGTTGGGTGTAGAGGAAACGCATAGTCAACCAGAGCAAGATCGCAGCATTCGGATTGCGATAGAGAACAAGGGCGATCGGATTCCACATGATCAGCTCGAATGGATATGGGATCGTTTCTATCGAGGAGACCAATCACGGAATCGGAAATTTGGTGGAACGGGACTAGGGCTCGCGATCGCGAAGCATATTTTGGAGCTGCACCAGAGCAGCTACGATGTTAAGAATACCGAGCAAGGTGTCGCTTTTTATTTTACGCTCAAACAATCTAGCAATTTTTTCCCGTCTAGCCTATAA
- a CDS encoding bile acid:sodium symporter family protein — protein sequence MNTLERISQLVGKTFAIWVLLFASLAFLFPESFKWLGAYITPLLGIIMFGMGLTVSPGDFQEVFRRPMAVAIGVFGQFLIMPLLAFGLAKGLQLPPEIAVGVILVGCCPGGTASNVMTYLAKGDVPLSVTVTSITTLLAPIVTPALILLFASEWVPIEASSLLWSILQIVIIPIVLGFIFKSLLRKPAEAGVKALPLVSTVAIVMIVAAVVAGSQQKIAETGLLIFAVVIVHNGLGLLLGYLFAKLFKLDIASRKAISIEVGMQNSGLGAAIANAHFSPLAAVPSAIFSVWHNISGPIVATIYSRMANKAK from the coding sequence ATGAATACATTGGAGCGAATCAGTCAGCTTGTGGGAAAAACATTTGCAATTTGGGTTTTACTATTTGCTAGTCTTGCGTTTCTTTTTCCAGAATCGTTCAAGTGGTTGGGAGCATACATTACACCACTACTAGGCATCATCATGTTTGGGATGGGGCTAACGGTTTCTCCAGGTGATTTTCAAGAAGTGTTTCGCAGACCGATGGCGGTTGCGATCGGGGTATTCGGGCAGTTTCTAATTATGCCCTTACTTGCATTCGGCTTGGCAAAAGGGCTCCAACTTCCGCCAGAAATCGCGGTCGGTGTCATTTTGGTCGGCTGCTGCCCGGGCGGAACAGCTTCCAATGTGATGACGTACTTGGCAAAAGGCGATGTGCCGCTGTCCGTCACCGTCACCTCCATCACAACGTTGCTGGCACCAATTGTAACGCCAGCGCTGATCTTGCTATTTGCGAGTGAATGGGTGCCGATTGAGGCTTCATCGCTGCTCTGGTCTATTTTACAAATCGTCATTATTCCTATCGTACTAGGATTCATATTTAAAAGCTTGCTGCGAAAGCCAGCGGAAGCCGGCGTTAAGGCGCTGCCTTTAGTATCTACTGTTGCTATCGTGATGATTGTGGCCGCTGTAGTAGCTGGCAGCCAGCAGAAGATCGCTGAAACAGGACTGCTTATTTTTGCGGTCGTCATTGTACATAACGGTCTTGGGTTGCTGCTCGGTTATTTGTTTGCCAAACTGTTCAAATTGGATATCGCAAGTCGCAAAGCGATTTCAATTGAGGTTGGTATGCAAAATTCGGGGCTTGGAGCTGCGATCGCGAACGCTCATTTTTCACCCTTGGCAGCCGTACCAAGTGCGATCTTTAGCGTGTGGCATAACATTTCGGGGCCGATCGTAGCCACGATTTATAGCCGGATGGCGAACAAAGCGAAATAG
- a CDS encoding stalk domain-containing protein: MKIVKMKKSVFVASLVSVGLISGTVAAFASTGIEKITAVLNHDIKFEVDGKAWTPQNPNGGKLSPIVYKGTNYLPARSVAEAVGADIKWDNAAQKITINTGKASATTGGAAVKPVELPATSGIIKLESKEETTKKMREHAVTLIKIYGEALETGNTKKFDEYIDQIAADKYSDSPIRYGRQHFKDKFKKKVDEVVAANTKEKVAEYAKGLKAATLEQVEVSYVGKKDQFRQSFSYKYYPKDWHAFSGVHAYFEFCVTKNGGTNYELSEVYVN; the protein is encoded by the coding sequence ATGAAAATAGTCAAAATGAAAAAATCAGTGTTCGTTGCATCACTCGTATCGGTAGGTTTAATTTCGGGAACGGTTGCGGCATTTGCTTCAACAGGTATCGAGAAAATTACAGCGGTTCTCAATCATGATATTAAATTCGAGGTAGATGGCAAGGCGTGGACGCCTCAGAATCCTAATGGTGGGAAGCTATCACCAATTGTATATAAAGGTACTAACTATTTACCTGCAAGGTCAGTAGCTGAAGCAGTAGGCGCGGACATTAAATGGGATAATGCTGCGCAGAAGATTACGATTAATACGGGTAAAGCTTCCGCAACAACAGGTGGAGCTGCTGTGAAACCTGTAGAACTTCCAGCAACGAGCGGAATTATTAAGTTGGAAAGTAAAGAAGAGACGACGAAAAAAATGCGTGAGCATGCCGTAACACTTATTAAAATATACGGTGAGGCGCTGGAGACAGGCAATACGAAGAAGTTCGATGAATATATCGATCAGATTGCAGCCGATAAGTATTCGGACTCCCCAATTCGTTACGGACGTCAGCATTTTAAAGACAAGTTCAAAAAGAAAGTAGACGAAGTCGTTGCTGCTAATACAAAGGAAAAAGTGGCTGAATATGCAAAAGGGTTGAAAGCGGCCACGCTAGAGCAAGTGGAAGTTAGTTATGTTGGCAAAAAAGATCAATTCCGCCAAAGCTTCTCCTATAAGTATTATCCTAAAGATTGGCATGCATTCAGTGGCGTTCATGCATACTTCGAGTTTTGTGTAACGAAGAATGGTGGTACAAATTATGAACTGTCTGAAGTATATGTAAACTAA
- a CDS encoding FkbM family methyltransferase produces MSLVTDKPMRIQLMQQHDISFVLDVGANIGQYALGLRNYGYEGMIVSFEPLENEFKQLHSTAQADEKWVCYNTALGNADTITELNVAGNSYSSSVLPMLKLHVDHAPESAYIGTQKAHMCRLDTLRDQLLGNWHSIYMKVDVQGYELEVIKGALRTLPMIKFIELELSLHPLYQGQPLFLEMRDYMHSLGYEFIYSEEGFKSSDSSEILQIDGIFVQRQLS; encoded by the coding sequence ATGTCGCTAGTTACCGATAAACCTATGCGTATTCAGTTGATGCAACAGCATGACATCAGCTTCGTGCTAGATGTGGGTGCCAACATCGGTCAATACGCGCTGGGGCTGCGCAATTACGGTTATGAAGGCATGATCGTCTCCTTCGAACCGTTGGAGAACGAATTCAAACAGCTGCACAGCACGGCTCAAGCAGATGAAAAATGGGTCTGCTATAACACTGCGCTTGGCAACGCAGATACAATTACAGAATTGAATGTAGCTGGAAATTCTTACAGCAGCTCCGTTCTACCTATGTTAAAGCTGCACGTGGACCATGCACCTGAGTCAGCCTATATCGGTACACAAAAAGCGCATATGTGTCGCTTGGACACTTTGCGCGATCAATTGCTCGGTAATTGGCATTCTATTTATATGAAGGTAGATGTCCAAGGTTACGAGCTAGAGGTCATTAAAGGCGCACTTCGTACCCTACCGATGATTAAGTTTATCGAATTGGAGCTGTCGCTTCACCCCCTATATCAAGGCCAGCCACTGTTTCTAGAGATGCGAGACTATATGCATTCGCTTGGGTATGAATTTATTTATTCAGAAGAAGGATTCAAAAGCTCTGATTCGTCTGAAATTTTACAAATTGACGGCATATTCGTACAACGCCAACTTTCATAA
- a CDS encoding DUF7507 domain-containing protein — MLLPSFTVTKSVDQAQANPGDTVFFTITVINTGGVTLTNVVISDPVLSFLNTIPSLAPGASVIETIPFIIPDDAVAGSSFSNVVTVTPTETGPQQGTTTVTVNDVPAITLTKTPDRDNALPGDTITYTITVTNTGNIPLTNVIVSDVLLGLSVTIPALAIGQSQSFTPTFTVPAGTPIGTVITNVSTVVSDQTTSVEATAKVLINPLPPELTVVKTPDRVTAAPGDTVTYTITVTNPGTVILTNVVLSDDTLGISQSIDTLNPGESQPFTFSFIIPTGTPNGSVITNVAVAISDQTNPEQGTASVTVDPSPSLQVTKTLNPTQAVPGQTVTATILVQNTGNVDLTNVVITDPTLNFRSVIPSLAAGSMISIPILFVIPNVPAGTVLTNTATASSDQTVPTSATASLTVLPMIQELSLLKQVSPSVASPGDTVTFTFEIRNTSNAPLTNLRFIDDLLGIDKTVDFIPAGLFITLSRTFTIPANTRGGTVIVNTAVVSSAETAPVTATAQVTVPANPSLTISKTVFPPVAFPGEIVFFRAEGINTGNVPLVNLRYSDPLLGISGTIVSQDVGVVLSLIIPFTVPPTAIPGEKIVNTALVDSAQTGSLSTSASVNVAALPITITKKAEAKQIFVGDTVRFTITVANTSNIAANNVVLNDLLQQGTTFVPHSVKIDDHRVPDANPENGIPLGIVAPGQSIQVSFKVKQTFLPPSGKLLNRASISFQLANLPQRFTLNSNIVAIIVEEHQE; from the coding sequence TTGTTGCTTCCCAGCTTTACCGTAACCAAATCCGTTGATCAAGCGCAAGCCAATCCGGGAGATACGGTATTTTTCACGATTACGGTCATCAACACCGGTGGCGTCACATTGACCAATGTCGTTATCTCCGATCCAGTGCTGTCGTTCCTTAACACGATTCCATCGCTCGCGCCAGGTGCAAGCGTGATCGAAACGATCCCGTTCATCATTCCGGACGATGCGGTGGCTGGCTCGAGCTTTAGCAACGTCGTTACCGTGACCCCAACAGAAACCGGGCCACAGCAAGGAACGACAACGGTAACGGTGAACGACGTTCCCGCGATCACACTGACCAAGACGCCAGATCGGGACAATGCGCTACCGGGAGACACGATCACATATACCATTACAGTCACTAACACGGGTAATATTCCATTGACGAACGTTATTGTCAGCGACGTGCTGCTCGGTCTAAGCGTCACTATCCCTGCGCTGGCAATCGGCCAATCGCAAAGCTTCACACCTACGTTCACCGTCCCTGCGGGAACGCCTATCGGTACCGTCATCACGAACGTTAGCACTGTCGTTTCCGACCAGACCACATCAGTGGAAGCAACGGCTAAAGTTCTAATCAATCCATTGCCGCCGGAATTGACGGTCGTGAAGACGCCAGACCGCGTAACTGCCGCTCCAGGTGATACGGTTACGTACACGATCACGGTGACCAATCCGGGTACCGTCATATTGACCAACGTCGTATTGAGCGACGATACACTCGGCATCTCTCAATCGATCGATACACTTAATCCGGGAGAAAGCCAGCCGTTCACGTTTTCTTTCATCATTCCTACTGGCACACCGAACGGTTCCGTTATTACGAATGTAGCGGTGGCCATATCGGATCAAACCAATCCCGAACAAGGCACTGCATCAGTAACGGTTGACCCGAGCCCAAGCTTGCAAGTGACCAAAACGCTCAATCCAACGCAAGCCGTACCGGGCCAAACGGTAACGGCAACAATCTTAGTACAAAATACGGGCAACGTCGATTTAACGAATGTCGTCATCACGGATCCGACGCTGAATTTCCGCTCTGTCATTCCGTCCTTAGCTGCCGGATCAATGATTTCCATTCCGATTCTTTTTGTGATACCTAACGTACCAGCAGGAACCGTATTGACCAATACCGCTACTGCATCTTCCGATCAAACAGTTCCGACATCTGCAACGGCATCGCTTACCGTGCTGCCAATGATCCAAGAATTAAGCTTGCTTAAACAGGTCAGTCCATCCGTTGCATCACCTGGCGACACCGTTACGTTTACGTTCGAAATTCGTAATACATCGAACGCGCCACTTACCAATTTACGATTCATAGACGATTTACTCGGTATCGATAAGACAGTTGACTTTATTCCAGCAGGGCTCTTCATAACGCTGTCTCGTACGTTTACGATACCTGCTAACACGCGTGGTGGAACCGTAATTGTGAATACGGCGGTAGTAAGCTCCGCTGAGACCGCACCGGTTACCGCAACGGCTCAAGTCACGGTGCCTGCCAATCCAAGTCTTACAATCAGCAAGACGGTCTTTCCACCTGTCGCATTCCCTGGGGAAATCGTATTTTTCCGCGCGGAAGGTATCAATACTGGCAATGTACCGCTAGTGAATCTTCGCTACTCTGACCCGCTGCTCGGTATAAGCGGGACCATCGTGTCACAGGATGTCGGAGTTGTCTTATCGCTAATCATTCCGTTTACCGTGCCACCTACCGCGATTCCTGGAGAAAAGATAGTCAATACGGCACTGGTTGATTCAGCTCAGACCGGATCACTAAGCACGTCGGCATCCGTCAATGTCGCAGCCCTTCCAATTACCATCACGAAAAAAGCAGAGGCCAAACAAATATTCGTCGGTGATACGGTCAGATTCACGATCACAGTAGCCAATACGAGCAACATTGCAGCTAACAATGTCGTACTCAACGATTTATTACAGCAGGGCACGACATTCGTGCCACATAGCGTAAAGATTGACGACCACCGCGTTCCGGACGCTAATCCGGAGAATGGTATTCCGCTTGGAATTGTAGCTCCCGGCCAGTCGATTCAAGTTTCGTTCAAAGTGAAGCAAACGTTTTTGCCGCCTAGTGGAAAATTGCTTAATCGAGCTTCTATTAGCTTCCAGCTAGCTAATTTGCCCCAAAGGTTTACATTAAACTCCAACATCGTGGCCATAATCGTGGAAGAGCATCAAGAGTAA